The DNA sequence TAAAAGATTTTTAATCCAAACCTAATACATTTGACCCATGGAAAGCAGGAAAATGGAAGCCTAATCTAGAAGttaaaagggaaaaaaagaaaaaaaaaaagaaaggaaactTAAACAATAGGATAAGCTTAATTAATGCTAACATTTTCTTCAAATTATAAAGTCTTAATCATAAACtctaaagtaaaaaaatttaaggataaatcaataaaaaataaattttttattaaatctgtagaaaatattttgtacataatttttttgtgtgatattttcttttataaaaagaaccatctttccttttttttttccaaaatcacatgaaaatatttttatggaactagtcatttattattattttttaattaatctaaAAGTACATTGTGTTCATAATTCAATCTTCGTTATGGAAAAGAAGCAAACACACTACACACCAATGCACTTTATATGCATCACACTTGATTTATTCCATTAACTTCATGAGAAGGTCATGAAGCttgaaaagcagaaaaaaaaaaagataaaaatatcaAAAGCTAATtgattatcaaaattaaaagttTAACCACTCATCCATCCACCAGAACACCACACAAACAAATATACTTTCAACTTTTAGGATAAAAAAGACAAAACCCAATAAGCTAAGgaatatcatcatcatcatcaccataaCCCTTTTATTATTTGTCTAATTTTGATGCTATACAAATTCCTTTCTACAAGCCACTATTTACATTAACCATATAATACATTATTAAAACATATATGCATCAATAATCCCATTCTTATATATCAACATGAAAATACTCCCTACTCTACACTATATACTATATATCATTATTTCCTTTCTAACACACATAATTTTCCCTCTCTttttttccttccctttttccctttttcttggggtaattttcatttttttcatccTATTTCTTGTTCTatacaaaagataaaataatagtTCCCATCACCGGCCTCATGGATCAAGGCTCAGGCATTgtaaaactatgtaaaaattcAAAGCATATTTTCTTAGGACAGCACATGCTATATCTTTTCTTTTCACTATAAAGAATGTTtggtttttcattttttaagcTCCCAAACATGGTTTCCAACAAAACCATGATTTGAGAGCTTCCTAAAACAAAAACCAAACACGCgaagtataataataataataatctagtgtaatatttttagtattctATTATAAGTCCTCCCCCCATTGGAGATCTATGTGGAACTCCTTTCCTTCTCTTGGAAGAAGTTCTGTAGTTGACCGCCGTCGGCGGTGGCGTCGAAGGCGTAAAACTTTGGATTATTTTGTTCCTAGCAGTTCCATTGCCAATGCCATTCATTGACCCTTCTCCATCTGAAGAACCATCAGTTTCCCCCAACATTCTCTTCTTCCTAAATTTCTTGGAGGTTCCAACAATCTAAATAAAAGAATTGAAAACTTGAAGaggttatttattattttgtccaccaatgctcatcatcttcgtattcttGTGTGACTTTATATGCAACATTTCCAAAAATTTAGGAAATCATGCTCACCAAGACACCAACTATGTTACAACAAAATATTAGTTTGGTtcgtgattttttttttcactaaatCCGAATAACAAAAATGTTTGAAACTAAAAACAAATCAACAAGTGTTCACAAACTAAAAAAACTGTTCACTTTATTTTGTAATATCGATCATTTTCAAAATCTGATATATCCTTAACTCAATGTATCTTGAATTTACAGTCGGATACATTGAATTAAGGAATGTATTAAAACTTCTAAACACATATTACATCTAAATACATGTTAAGTTATGAATATACATCGAATATATCAAACATTAAAATGACAAATATTATGAATAAAATACGGATTAGATCGGATCGGATAGAAAATATTATTGTACCTTACAACCAAGTGAGCAGAAGTTGAAGGAATCAAGGAGGCTGCGCTCACAAACTTGGCAGGTATTGGTGACACCTTTTCCAGGCCTAGGTTGAGGCCTCTCATTCAAGAACACAATCTTGGCACTGTTAATAATGTAGGTTTGGACCCCTGTTATGTCCAGAAATTTCTGAATCTCAGACACTCTTATCACATCATGGTATGAAGACCTCCTTAtctttcaaaattaaatatgaaaaaacaaattgaaaaaaaaaatctacatCAGAGGATATTATccacattatttatttattctagcTCAAAGaaaataataccaaaaaaataaaataaaaataaatcaagcTATTATCTATACCAAGCTGAACCAGTGGACAACAAAATTGAGCAATATAAACAATTATTCAATTGggaattatgaaaaaaaaaatcaaaatctaaAGTGCAAAATTTTGCAACTAAAACTCTGACTTTTGTGGAGTTTGCAACATACTCAGCATTAAATGGCACGTGCGGGTAACGATGAAACCAAGacagatttattttattttattttattttgtgcaTATCAAAAGGGAACTGGATCTTATAACAATGtaagaacaagaaactaaatcAGATTAACAAACACCAAAatactttaaatattttgagAATTGAATCAGATTGAGTCATGATAGATTCATTGACCAATTTGTTTTGGGTTTGACCAAAATTTTCTAATTACCTGAATTGTTCTATGATCTTTGTGTGATGACAGACATGCAGAACAAAGAGCACCATTAACACAATCCAAACAATACATGTTGCATTCACTCTTATGAGAATCTTGATGGACTTTGCATTGAACAAAGAAGCTTGTTTTCAGAAGTGGTTTCAGCCATGGTGGCCACttattcttctcttcttcttcttccattgtTATTCCTCCATATTCTTCATTGAATCCACCTCCCTAAATTCCATATTATACccatttacaaaaaaaatgcaAAGTTAGTGAATAATTCAATAGATTCATCAAACcccaaaatttcaacaaaaaggttgaatttttattttattttatttttttaaagaaaaaaccCATTTTTAAATTGTATACTTTTGCATTGATTGTTGATAGTACTATATATGTAAATTCTATTGTACTGCAAATAAAGTACTAACCATGATGATGAGATTCTagttgtttctttttctttttgcaaaATTTCTTCTTTGTGTTTATTGTGAGCTATTGATCCTGCTCTATCATATAGGAACTAAGTGCTATATAACACTTTGGACTTTTAATTTGGTGGCAGAAAAACACacccaaagaaaaaaaaaaaaaaaaaaagagaacttTCTCAAACTATggtagagagagaaagaagaagaggaaaagattGGAACTTGGGAAGTGGGGGCTACACTTTTGTAGTGGCGGGTGATGGAGGGTAGAACAAGGGTAAAAGGGTAAAAAGGTCAAATTACTTATATTATCTTTGATCTTCTAAAAGTCCACAACCGAGCCTCACTCCGAACCCAAACCAAAAACAGACACACACAAAAGGATGCGTTTTTTACAAGGCACTGATGTGGTGTGTGTGTGAcctttctgtttttatttataatttttttgttcatataaATCACTAATTTTcgtttgcaattttgtttatatcTGCTAATTTTTTGTGATGACTGTTTGCACTTTTAGTgataaacatttttttatggataaaacTAGTTTTGAggttatttttgtatttgttgAGTTGTGTATGAATTGTGTACACATACATTTGATTGATATTGAagtttgatttatttaatttgttgtcATTAAGTGTCTTTCAACCATATTTCATTAGAAAGTAATTAATACAAATATGCATCTGTATTTGAACTTAGGTTAGATTCAGTGAATTAACTTCAATGCATATTTTTTGGGTTGAAAACTTCCTTATCTTAATGTGAAAGTAATAattgaaaattattaaataataaattagttaaatatattgaattatttaataatttttaattaataattttaataattttatataaaaataactgtACTTGAGTTTTGatctttttaaaatacaattttaGAATTTCGGGTAAATTCTTTTCAATGTATTGTGGTTATGAATGCGTTTAAATGAATGGAATGCATCTAATTTAAACACAATTGCTAAGCTCTTAATAATCATATTACTAAATGAAAAGACaccaaaaaaattactaatGAAATCAGTTTTGACATACTTTCAAGTTTGAACGTTAAAATAGCCTCATTCTATTATTTAATCTTACAATACTATGGAGtataaaagattttgaagaattcggattaaatacttttaatatataattgaaCGTTTCTAAACTTTTTTTATGGTAATGAAATGTATTTCAATTGATAATACATACAATTAAACTTTATTAAATGATCTATTTAtctattctaaaaaattattaaatgcTAATAAAACTTAACTAAAATATTAAGTAAATTTGAATTTGGTCATTAAAAGCTTGATCATATAATGTAATAATGatcaattttttgtttttttttttaaataatcttCTGAATAGTGTATATGAagattagttttaatttatCCTCTGATAAAGTAGAAGAACCTCGAAAAAGACAGCAAATTAAAATTCGCATGTTGTCATCTTCTGCAAACGTTTGTTAAGTAAACTAAACTAGATGACTAGTTAGAAGGAAAAATTTTGGGTTACTACTTACTAGGGTAGGTTGAGTTTGGCAACAATgtccgtttttttttttttttttttcttgattgaCACTTAGGAGGTTGAGATTGTGACATGTAGAGGACAAGATGAGTCACCTATTTGATGGAATATGAGAAAAATGTGGTTTGCCATCTGTTAGATTCTTCCATTGCTTCTTCCAATTCCAAGCAAATTTATATGCTTTCACAAGTGATTCAGTCACACAAAAGCTTCATTGAAAACAATTATGTTACTATATTGTCCATGTCATAATATTTATGCATCCTTAGATTTTAGGTTAAATTACTTCCtatcattttaataattttgtaattgaatttttatactttaaaatttttaattaagtatttatattaattttaaatttataatcatATTATTGCTGTTCCGAAAACGTttaaatattttgaaacatgtttaatAATAGTGTAAGATGAATTATAACATTTActattaaaaaagatataactaaaaattcaaaattagtataaaaatctaattaaaattttttaaaatatataaacttaattacaaatttaaaaaaattataaaaactaatagaataatttaatcTAGAATTTTTGATAGACTAATAATATACCAAAATACATTCTTACAACAATCATATTacaaataaactaaaaattaacAACTAAtcagttattatatatataatacatatttgatattttataaaaaaaaaagtattataCTATGATAAATAAGTTTGATTATTTATCTATTACAGgtttaattatattacaatggaagatttaattattttaacagttaattatttagttaaaaaatatataaattaatatatttaaatatatagtaACTGATTTAGTAATTGATTTTTATGCGAAGATaacaattttattcttaaaaatatGATACAACTACATAAtaccaataaataaataagatacaTTGTGTTGCCCAAAATCTTGTTACTTAAATGTTTAAATTATTGGTATAAACCAACCGCCAATAAAGTAGCTAGTAATAAGCTATATGTTTCATTAGAAATGGGAGAGGTAGAAATATGATTAGCTTATAGACATTATTCAATTTCCTTCCTAAGAACGGCTCATACAATTGTCAAACAGTAGCTGATTAATTCCCAAGAAAGATGGATACCAAAATTACACTCATTGAATTGAAATTGACACTTACACAAACCAAAATATTAGGGTATTGAATGCAGTGGTGCCACTGCTGCTGAATGCTGATCATCAAAATCATAGACATGACGGAGCTATGAACATAAATATGATTCCAATGGCCCAACATATATTATTAGTAATTGCCACTTGCCACCAGTTCTACTCTAGTGTCACCACCTTCAAATTTCAACCACATActtttttaaaagtaaataaaaacaCTAGCACTAGGGGAATACCTATCTATGCAGGGTTCTACAAGAAGCTAATCTTTCTTTATAGATGCTGCTAAATGCTAATCACTTTACCTGCCCTATGGTTCACCCTAGCTTGTTCAAACTAAATGTACTTACTTAGTGTGGAACCCTAAGATTAGATTTAAAGCATCTAGTCTAATCACATGATGTTTCAAACTAAATATTTTCATTACACTAATATCTTTAAGGGTTTGGCGTTGTCCAATGAATTATTATATGTACAAAACAGGATTCAAACTCCTGACATTTGCTTAACCAAACAAGCAAGTTATTTACTCGACCAACCCAAGTTggtttgtattattttaattttcacttTAGAAATCTTAATAAGTGCCCAAAAATTATTGAGCTGCAAAACCCATATTAATTAGTTCATTCTTAGCATGGCCCCTGAGTTTGAGAAATAAGAAATCCAACGGAGACATTAAAACAGGTTGACCTGAAGTTGTCACTTGCCAATTGTGTCTGAAAACTCTCTAGTAACTAAAATCTGGGCAGTGTAGCACACTCTTAGCAAACCCTAAGATTTTCGTAGAAATTCTGTTGATCAAATTGAAGAATTAATCAAAATTGCTAATCTGAATATCTGATAACTGATAAGTACTGCTTAAACACCTACTATTGTTTCTTTCACACTCACAGGGTTTCATTGAACATGCAGGATATCCAAGTTCAGTGTAACGAATTATAGACATAACTGTATTGACACAGCATAGCTCATCAATCACTTGTAACTGTTGAACAGGTAAATATACTCATTTTATCTCGTACACATagttaacattttttttaactgTTGAATGGGTATAAGCCCATCTCATATGATCCTACAAccatttaataatttttaaacaaaaatgaaTACAAATAACGTAACCTATGTGCTATTCTATTTGATCTTCTACAATTTCATCTAAGGCCAGATACTGAAGAGCTATGGAATATTTTGCAGCTTTATTCTTACCTGTGTTGCTATTCTTCTCTTTCAGAATAAATGATCCCCATACATCCCCTTCTGcaacacaaaataacaaataattaaaaataccAATGACAACTAGTTAGTACACTCGTGTATCAGCTGATAAACACACATTAAAAGAAAGAtgacatttaaaaaaaaaacaatgataTGGAATCTAAATGTAGATAAGGGAGTAATGGATAACCAACAACCTTTAATGGTAAAAGTGGTGTGTACCCATTTGCTGTAGATGAATTGAAACCTTGGGGAATCACCATGGTGTGTAAGAGTAGCAGATAGGACAAGCTTGCAAGAACTTTTTTGACTGCCAGAAAAGAAAGAAGCTCATCATTCATCCATATCTTGTTACTCCTTGTTCAATTGTCAAAATGAAAAAACAACCTTATTCTATTCAGTTGTAACATTCCCTGCTGTTTCCAACAACATTATAGTGATGGCAGCATATACAAATAACTATACTTACTTTGCATAAGTGATTGCATTGTGGCATAAGGCTAGAGTCTTGACCATTGCTAATTCTCTTCCTCGAGAATTAGAATAACGATGTTGGCAACTCCTTCACATAATTTAAAACCAAACCAAAATAATGGAAAATATAAACTATATCAGTTACTAAAATTGTTACGCAGTACACCAAATAGACATTGTCAATTCAGATGTTTGCGTTCGTGTGACTCTTAAGATAATGGATATGTAAGATATTGACAAGTATTATGTTAAATAGTTTAGTCAAACATATCAACTATCAAGTTATCTAATAGTTTTTGGCTATTAACATCTTCGTGTTGAACACTTTCGTTATCACGGTAATACATGATTGGATGTATGCATAAAACATGTTTTTAAGGTCATAATCCATAGAAATTAAATCCATAGGGCATTGTGCATGGGAAACATGAAAGAGAGAGGGAACTTTACTTGTTGTCAAAGAAATGTCCGAAATCGTCGATAACAAGAGCAGCAGGCAAAGTATCAAACAGGTGGAAGGCAGCAAAGAAGTTCCTGATATCCTGATCATCATTCACATACTTCATTTGAATACGGTGGAAGACATCAGAAGATGGATCAATGCCCTGAAATTCAAGAAAAAGAATGCATGAAGGAGGTGGATCTGGTTTCAAATTAGAGAGAGAGTTGGTAGTTGTTAGTTGTGAGTGGTTACCTGAGAGAGAAAAGGGGGTTTGGAATCGAACCTGTGGCGGTTGCAAATGAAGATGACATTTGAATTGGAAGAGTGTAATGCGACGTTGAATGCAAACTGGAAAATCAAAGAGGTTTTCCCACTTGAAGGAGGGCCAGAAAGGAGTAccagattattattattattattattattggattgGTTTTGCAGAAATTGGATCGAATTAGGGTTACTGCTGCTTTCGCTCCAGAAGAACATCTCAACCATCTCACTGCTCATTCTTCTTTATCCATTCATTCATCTACCGTTTGCTTTTGTTAAACCATTGATTGGACTCTAATCAAATTTCCTATTATTTTCTTGTGCATTACTGTTCCTAACAAATTTGGTGAAACTCGCCCAATTATTTAATTTCACACGAAGATGATATAGTTAACAAAGAATGAACTCCTTGCACTCAATTTTCTTTGAGATAATTATTCACTGTATTTATGAAGCAAATTTCTGATTTTTAATAAACACTTTTTATATTACTCTATTTTGTCTTCTATTAACTATTTAAAGTCAGCACGCTCTAACTAAATTTGACTGGAACTGAATTTAACCCAGTATAATAAGTGTTTCGCTAACTAATTCCCTTCGTAGTTAACTcgtatataaaatattttaagaaaaaacaaaattcGGAGTTACCTTAATAGCAGGATTTGATTTGACAGAAATGTGTGTATTTGTCTCTCCCAAAAAAGAATGTCAAAATAAGCAtgcaaaactaagagaaatgaATGCCGAAACTAGATTACTTATTACAGAATACTTTGCACCATTCTCTATATTACCACAATTGAGGATTAGGCAACTAACTATTACTATCTCAATGGTGTAGATGAAACCAATTATTGGTACTTGTAGTTTTAGCCTCAACAAGCATCCTAAATATAAAGCCAAACACACTGGCCAAAAAGGAAAATGTCAAACACAAGACCGTGCCAATTACCAAGTAACAGCATAATCATTATCCCACAATAAACAAGAAGTAATTCCTTGACATCCAACAAAAGATAGTGACAGTTCAAGAATACAGGTACTGAAACCTGAGAGAACATCCTTTGTTTCACATGGTACACTTTATGATCACAATTTTTTCCCCTAACAACTTGGTTTAATGAAGCCGCAAAGAAAAAAGGATAGACGAGAAAAAGTGAACTCAACCTCACACAACTATCTCTTCCCCGCTGGCTCCAAATTCATCTCTTGAAGATTCAGCAAGAGGTCATCTGAATTCAAGTAAACCTTGTTAGCAGAGTTTGAAATTGTATGAGCGATTTCCCTTGCAGCTTCAATTTTCCTCAAGGTGATAAATGCAGGATTATTGGCAATAGCTTGACCAATCAATTGTGCACTCTTGGCTTCTCCCtgtttaaagaaaaaataaaataagcctttaAAATGTACAAAAGAATCAAGTTGAAAAGGACTACTTCTCAATTGTTTAATTTTCATGATATTCAGACTTTGTATGGTTTGGTATAGCCGTATAATAACTGGCAATTCAGAAATACTAAAGCATGGAAGCCAACTATTATACTAAGTAAGAACAGTCCCAACATAAGATTGCGCCAACTATTTTACCTGAGCTCTAATAACAGCACTTCTTTTGTCCTGTTCAGCTTTTTCTACCACAAACTTAGCCCTCTCAGCTTCTTGAGCAGCAACCTGCTTGGCTTCAATTGCGGCTGTAAATTCCTTACCAAATGTCAAGCTTGTGATTGACACATCATCCAATGCAATATTGAAATGTGAGGCCCTTTCAGTCAAGATCTTCCTTATTTCTCTACTGACATTCTGTAAAATATGTTTTATTAATAATCAGTCCCACTATTCAGATAGAACTATCACTTTGGTATTAAATCAAAAGTAAATTTACTTTACTTAATTCCCGAGAATACAAATTGCAACTGAGAAGTGAAGATCATATAACTAACAATCAAAGCATTAGATATAAAgcagaaaagagaagagaatgtGTCCAAATACTCACCTCTCTCTGAGTAATGAGCTGACTGGCATTGTACTGTGCAACCacagctttcagagtttcatgTATAATAGAAGGCAAGACCCTCTCGTTATAATTCTCACCCAGGGTTCGGTAAATTGTTGGTAAATGACTTGGTAGGGGACGGGTAAGGACCCTGAGTCCAATTCTCACCTGGCAAAAAAAGGAAGATAAATATGCATGAAACAAGGAACACAAAGTACAAATAATTGTGGAGTATGCTACACAAATATATGGAGGCCTTGGAGGGGAAAATAAAAGAACCCTCCATTAAGGCATAAACTAATGAAGTAAGAACTTAATTAGTTCAAAAAATAGGAATCTGAGCAAAGTGTACCACGTGAAAAGGGCGAAACAGGGTTAATTACAGCCACATATATATTCAAGCACACTGCAGGATCATGTTCATGAAACACCAAATAAGGAGGGCAAAGGAAAAGACTTACCATTTGGAGATCACGACTTCCTGATGTACTCTCCACTAAATGAGGCCGTGCACGGACATCATAGATCACAGGCCTCTCGAACCAAGGAATCATAAAATGTGTTCCTTCAGGATAGACCTACAGACAAGCATAGTTTGTTGATACATAACAACCAGTTTACCATATGCAGGACTTTGGAATACACTGATTCAGATATATAGAAGCACATTGACACTGTTTTTGACTCATGCTTCACAAGAAGACTGTTAGTCTACCATAAGGCTTTTCACCTTCAACCCTAGAAGATTGAATGTGACATGAAAACTGAACAGAAGCATACAATAAAGAGAGATAGGGTTCCAAGAATTCCGTGCTTCACTCAGAAGCAAGCATTTAAGGAGTAGCCGAGCCAAATATTTATACTTATCATGAACTGAATCGACCTGTTATCCCAGCTCAACAATGAATTATCGACAAATAGTAAAATACTGTGTTGCTAGATCATACCCACTACCCAGGTTGTAATCTTTCCTTGAACCTATATGACTCTAGAGATCATACATAAACATGAAAGACAAGCAAAACAGCTTCAAGTTCATTCCCAATGTTCCCAAAACAAAAACTTCATATCAAGCCAGAAATTCATAACAAAATACTTCCACAGAATACCCTTTCAGAATGGAACAAGTGCTGCAAGTTGCAAAACACATCAC is a window from the Arachis stenosperma cultivar V10309 chromosome 3, arast.V10309.gnm1.PFL2, whole genome shotgun sequence genome containing:
- the LOC130970168 gene encoding protein RGF1 INDUCIBLE TRANSCRIPTION FACTOR 1-like, which encodes MGGGFNEEYGGITMEEEEEKNKWPPWLKPLLKTSFFVQCKVHQDSHKSECNMYCLDCVNGALCSACLSSHKDHRTIQIRRSSYHDVIRVSEIQKFLDITGVQTYIINSAKIVFLNERPQPRPGKGVTNTCQVCERSLLDSFNFCSLGCKIVGTSKKFRKKRMLGETDGSSDGEGSMNGIGNGTARNKIIQSFTPSTPPPTAVNYRTSSKRRKGVPHRSPMGGGLIIEY
- the LOC130970203 gene encoding uncharacterized protein LOC130970203; this translates as MSSEMVEMFFWSESSSNPNSIQFLQNQSNNNNNNNNLVLLSGPPSSGKTSLIFQFAFNVALHSSNSNVIFICNRHRFDSKPPFLSQGIDPSSDVFHRIQMKYVNDDQDIRNFFAAFHLFDTLPAALVIDDFGHFFDNKSCQHRYSNSRGRELAMVKTLALCHNAITYANQKSSCKLVLSATLTHHGDSPRFQFIYSKWVHTTFTIKEGDVWGSFILKEKNSNTGKNKAAKYSIALQYLALDEIVEDQIE
- the LOC130970741 gene encoding prohibitin-1, mitochondrial — protein: MNNMKVPNVPGGGLSALLKVSIFGGLAVYGAANSLYNVEGGHRAIVFNRIVGVKDKVYPEGTHFMIPWFERPVIYDVRARPHLVESTSGSRDLQMVRIGLRVLTRPLPSHLPTIYRTLGENYNERVLPSIIHETLKAVVAQYNASQLITQRENVSREIRKILTERASHFNIALDDVSITSLTFGKEFTAAIEAKQVAAQEAERAKFVVEKAEQDKRSAVIRAQGEAKSAQLIGQAIANNPAFITLRKIEAAREIAHTISNSANKVYLNSDDLLLNLQEMNLEPAGKR